A genomic segment from Leopardus geoffroyi isolate Oge1 chromosome A2, O.geoffroyi_Oge1_pat1.0, whole genome shotgun sequence encodes:
- the ANKRD24 gene encoding ankyrin repeat domain-containing protein 24 isoform X13 gives MTRICRAALMLACEGASPETVEVLLQGGAQPGITDALGQDAAHYGALAGDKLILHLLQEAAQRPSPPSEDDSGEASSQNSVCSHEKRGAPKKRKAPQPPASIPMPDDRDAYEEIVRLRQERGRLLQKIRGLEQHQERRKQELPETEASSLHSLERQVRELQQLLVEKQEEKESLGREVESLQSRLSLLENERENTSYDVATLQDEEGELSDFPGAEALLSKRLSPSAQELLASLREQVAALTRQNQELMEKVQILESFEKDEMEVNGSAEVIPLALYDSLRAEFDQLRRRHADALRALERQEAQRGPGEEEAAPGEGKGTGVKTTRDGPMEMELNGTTAPGTKVDGAEATEDGAAGDETVEAASTGAEATETKPTEAEATEPKPTDAEATEPKPTDAEATETRSTGGEAAETEAPEEAGNPEAEATKPKAEGAEVKANGVGEVEAELPGTETTHVEAPAPRGPLGAVLHPGAAEASEQLQAELETRIRGLEEALRQREREAAAELEAAHGKRQAAEAEAGRLRERMREAEGGGASGSGGGGGDAVQLRAALEQAREDLRVRDSRLRELEATSARLDEARAGRLLAEEEARGLRAELARREEVRLEQSRELQVLREQLATASAAGEQQRAVAAELGRARDAAEARAAELAAACEEARRGLAELREASEALRQSAVPASEHHRLQEEALELRGRAAGLEQEVVATGKEAARLRAELERERAGSVARLEHERVVGALQADVARLEGQLEELARRHEKTSAEVFQVQREALFMKSERHAAEAQLASAEQQLRGLRTEAERARQAQSRAQEALDMAKEKDKKITELSKEVFSLKEALKDQPAAPGLSEVEALRGQVKALQEQLEQAARDHSAVVALYRSHLLYAIQGQMDEDVQQILSQILQMQRLQAQGR, from the exons ATGACCAGGATCTGCAGGGCAG CCCTGATGCTGGCCTGTGAGGGGGCCAGCCCCGAAACAGTGGAGGTGCTGCTTCAGGGCGGGGCCCAGCCAGGCATCACCGACGCCCTGGGCCAGGATGCTGCCCACTACGGCGCCCTGGCGGGAGACAAACTCATCCTGCACCTCCTGCAGGAGGCAGCTCAGCGCCCCTCACCACCCAGTG AGGATGACTCAGGCGAGGCATCATCTCAG aaCTCTGTGTGCAGCCACGAAAAGCGAGGGGCCCCCAAGAAGCGGAAAGCGCCTCAGCCCCCTGCTAGCATCCCCATGCCG GATGATCGCGATGCCTACGAGGAGATCGTGCGGCTGCGCCAGGAGAGGGGCCGCCTGCTGCAGAAGATCCGGGGCCTGGAACAGCACCAGGAACGGAGGAAACAGGAG CTGCCAGAGACAGAGGCCAGCTCCCTACACAGCCTGGAGAGACAG GTACGAGAGCTGCAGCAGCTGCTGgtggagaagcaggaagagaaggagagccTGGGACGCGAGGTGGAGAGTTTGCAGAGCAGGCTGTCCCTGCTGGAG AATGAGCGGGAGAACACGAGCTATGACGTGGCCACCCTGCAGGATGAGGAAGGTGAACTGTCTGACTTTCCAG GGGCCGAGGCTCTGCTCTCCAAACGGCTAAGCCCCTCGGCCCAGGAGCTCTTGGCCTCGCTGCGGGAGCAAGTGGCTGCACTCACCAGACAAAACCAGGAGCTGATGGAGAAGGTCCAG ATCCTGGAGAGCTTTGAGAAGGATGAGATGGAGGTAAACGGGTCAGCCGAGGTCATCCCCCTGGCCCTCTATGACTCTCTCCGGGCTGAGTTCGACCAGCTCCGCAGGCGGCACGCCGACGCCCTGCGGGCACTGGAGCGACAGGAGGCACAGCGCGGCCCTGGAGAAGAGGAGGCGGCCCCTGGGGAGGGCAAGGGCACGGGAGTCAAGACCACCAGGGACGGGCCAATGGAAATGGAGCTTAATGGCACCACGGCTCCGGGAACCAAAGTTGACGGAGCCGAGGCCACCGAGGACGGGGCTGCAGGAGATGAAACCGTGGAAGCGGCATCCACAGGGGCCGAGGCCACAGAAACAAAACCCACAGAGGCCGAGGCCACGGAACCAAAACCCACAGACGCCGAGGCCACGGAACCAAAACCCACAGACGCCGAGGCCACAGAAACAAGATCCACGGGGGGCGAGGCTGCAGAAACAGAGGCTCCGGAAGAGGCAGGAAACCCAGAAGCGGAGGCCACAAAGCCGAAAGCCGAGGGAGCAGAGGTGAAGGCCAATGGAGTGGGTGAGGTGGAGGCGGAGCTTCCGGGCACAGAGACCACCCACGTGGAGGCCCCAGCCCCGAGGGGCCCCCTGGGCGCCGTCCTGCACCCTGGTGCTGCCGAGGCCTCAGAACAGCTGCAAGCGGAGCTGGAGACCAGGATCCGTGGCTTGGAGGAGGCACTCCGGCAACGGGAGCGGGAGGCGGCCGCCGAGCTGGAGGCGGCCCACGGCAAGCGCCAGGCGGCAGAGGCCGAGGCTGGCCGGCTCCGGGAGCGGATGCGCGAGGCTGAGGGTGGCGGAGCCTcggggagcggcggcggcggcggggacgcGGTGCAGCTGCGAGCCGCCCTGGAGCAGGCCCGCGAGGACCTCCGAGTCCGGGACTCCCGGCTCCGGGAGCTGGAGGCGACCTCGGCCCGGCTGGACGAGGCCCGCGCTGGCCGCCTGCTGGCCGAGGAGGAGGCCCGGGGCCTGCGGGCAGAGCTGGCCCGGCGGGAGGAGGTGCGGCTGGAGCAGAGCCGGGAGCTGCAGGTGCTCCGCGAGCAGCTGGCCACCGCCTCGGCCGCCGGGGAACAGCAGCGGGCGGTGGCTGCCGAGCTGGGCCGCGCACGGGATGCGGCCGAGGCCCGGGCGGCCGAGCTGGCGGCGGCCTGCGAGGAGGCCCGGCGGGGCCTGGCGGAGCTGCGGGAGGCCTCCGAGGCCCTGCGTCAGTCGGCCGTGCCGGCCTCCGAGCACCACCGGCTGCAGGAGGAGGCCCTGGAGCTGCGGGGCCGGGCGGCCGGCCTGGAGCAGGAGGTGGTGGCCACCGGCAAGGAGGCCGCCCGGCTGCGCGCCGAGCTGGAGCGGGAGCGCGCGGGGAGCGTGGCCCGCCTGGAGCACGAGCGCGTGGTGGGCGCCTTGCAGGCCGACGTGGCCCGGCTGGAGGGGCAGCTGGAGGAGCTGGCACGACGGCACGAGAAAACCAGCGCTGAGGTGTTCCAG GTCCAGAGGGAGGCGTTATTCATGAAGAGTGAACGTCACGCGGCCGAGGCCCAGCTGGCCTCGGCAGAGCAGCAGCTGCGGGGGCTCCGCACCGAGGCCGAGCGGGCACGCCAGGCCCAGAGCCGTGCCCAGGAGGCCCTGGATATGGCCAAGGAAAAGGACAAGAAG attacAGAGCTGTCCAAGGAAGTCTTCAGTCTCAAGGAGGCCCTGAAGGACCAGCCGGCCGCCCCAGGCCTCTCGGAGGTGGAGGCCCTCCGTGGCCAGGTTAAAGCTCTACAGGAGCAGCTGGAG CAGGCTGCCAGGGACCACAGCGCAGTGGTGGCCTTGTATAGGAGCCACCTCCTGTATGCCATTCAG ggtcagATGGACGAAGACGTACAGCAGATTCTGAGCCAGATCCTACAGATGCAGAGGCTTCAGGCTCAGGGCCGCTGA